The following is a genomic window from Chitinophaga caseinilytica.
ACGTCGAGATGCAGCCCCCTGTACCCGAAGCGCGGCCGGTCCGAAATGGCAACCGCCGGTAGGATTTTCGGGTCGGGTTGCGTGGCCATGATCTGCAAGAGGGTATATATTCCATGAAGGGCACCGGCGCGTCCGGATGCGTAAATCCGTATTTCCTTCGGACCGATGAGCAATCTGTACGCTGCGCTATCCGCCACCTGCCGCGTGATTTCGCGGAGGATGCGGACGTTGCCCATGCCGGCTTTCCGGAAAGGCATGCCCGAGTGTTCGGACAGCAGGGCCGCCACTTCGCCGAAAGGCGCATCCGCCGTGATAGCGGTTTGAGGGGTGATGGTAAATTGTCCGGTCTGTTCCTGGACCTGTACCGGCGCGGGAATAACATTCACCCGCCCCGTTTGCGCCTGCGCCTGCATGCCTGCGGCCAGCAGCGCGATCAATCCGAGTCGCTTCATTTGTTCACTGTGTTAATTAACCGGGGTGAAATTACTATTTCCGTATAAAAATGCCGGGATTGTTTCAGCATGTACCATCCGGTGAAACGGGCAGCACGTATTTTCACGGGATGAAACGAACGCTCCTGTTACTATCGCTCGCCGCCGTGTTTTCCGGTGCGCGCGCGCAAAAAGCGCCCGCCGATCTCATCATCCGCTCCGTATCCGTCATCGACGTGGAGCATGGCCGTACCGCTTCCGGACAGGCCGTGGTGGTGAAAAACGGGCGCATCGTGGCCGTCACCCCAGACGGTAAACTGCGCCATACCGCGCCCGTGGTGGTAGACGGTTCCGGCAAATTCCTCATGCCCGGGCTGTGGGACAACCATATGCATTTCGGCGGAGGAGACACCCTTGCCCACGAGAACCGCAACCTGCTCCCGCTCATGCTCGCCTATGGCGTAACCGGCGTGCGGGATTGCGCCGCCGATATCAGTCATTTCGTGCTGCCCTGGCGCGACTCCATCGCCAAGGGGCTCCTGGAAGGCCCGCACATATTCACTTCCGGGCCTAAGCTCGAAGGCTACAAATCTGTCTGGAAAGGCGATATCGAGATCGGAACGAAGGAAGAGCTCGCCAAAGCCCTCGATTCCCTGCAGGGCCTGCACGTCGATTTCGTGAAGATCACCGACAACACCCTCCAGCCCGAACTGTACCTCGAAAGCATCCGCCAGTCGCGGAAGCGCGGCTTCGCCATTTCCGGCCACGTGCCCTACGCCATTCCCATGAAAGCGATCGTGGACGCGGGCCTCAGCTCCGTCGAGCACATCCCTTACCTGCTGAAAGCCGGTTCGTCGGAAGAGGAAAGCATCAGTGCACAGGTAGCCGCCGGCACGCTGAAAGGCCGCGCGCTGACAGACAGGATCAATGCCACTTACGATAAAACCGCCGCGCTGAAAATGTTCCGCTACAT
Proteins encoded in this region:
- a CDS encoding amidohydrolase family protein, encoding MKRTLLLLSLAAVFSGARAQKAPADLIIRSVSVIDVEHGRTASGQAVVVKNGRIVAVTPDGKLRHTAPVVVDGSGKFLMPGLWDNHMHFGGGDTLAHENRNLLPLMLAYGVTGVRDCAADISHFVLPWRDSIAKGLLEGPHIFTSGPKLEGYKSVWKGDIEIGTKEELAKALDSLQGLHVDFVKITDNTLQPELYLESIRQSRKRGFAISGHVPYAIPMKAIVDAGLSSVEHIPYLLKAGSSEEESISAQVAAGTLKGRALTDRINATYDKTAALKMFRYMASKGTAVTPTLSLGHILSYWDEYDRSHDDYLRYIGRGLQSTYTGRINSIGKHDATAIAFRKANYEKSAAVLADLVEAGVTILAGTDAGYLNSYCYPGLALHEELALMVKYGMTAQQALKASVINGPKFLGRKGYGAVAPGMHADLLLLDANPLDDIHNTQKIRGLVSGGNGETAPISITCWPKQPGVQPQVYKPAKSFGTNQGRFLYWKRLFFARHFYRSSRRFFNY